The Solanum dulcamara chromosome 6, daSolDulc1.2, whole genome shotgun sequence genome contains the following window.
GAACTTCAGGAAGATTGAAGTAGACCTTTGAGTGCTGCTCTGTACATGGATCATAGCTTCTTCTGAGATGGCCCACGCTCTATTTAAAGACATAAAATTTTATCAGTGATCAAAATAGTGTTTGGTAAAGCCTTTTTCAACATTTTAATCTCCTGATCAACTCAGCCGAGCCGATAATAATGCATTTGAGAGAAGCAATATTCTGTCTCTAGAGGAAACACACTAATGTGAGATAGATACCGTTCTTTTTTATTCATTAATGTAGCGCATCTCCATATCAACAAAGAGAATGAAAACTGATATATGgcatatttatcatatcatcttcATAAACAATGATAATACTTCCTTATCAAAAACAATgctaatagttatcattctccAGAGATGGAAATAATTGAGCATCGCATTctagaaattaagaaaaaaaaagatacagGGGGACTTCTAATCCTTTCTATAGATGCGAGAACAAAGGTTGGTTGACCCTCAAAACATTTGCTCGTTCTATCACGAACCTCAAAGCTGATTAATATGGAGTTATAAAGCATTTTGAAGCAGCATGTTATCCAAGTTTAGAATTacattttcaatcaaatttaaCAGGTATATACTAAAAACGTCATATGTTGATAGCATCTCAATCATCCTACACGAAAATGGAAACTAATAGAAGAATGTATGATTTTAACCATTACCACTCCAAACAACCATGCATACTTACTACTCAGACAATGAACACCAAGTGAATAGAGTTCAAACTTTATAACTGAAGTTAATGCGAGAGTAAAGTTCCAGTCACTTACATTGCTCCGTTTGAGAAAGTGGTTAAGTATACTAAACTTGGCTGTGCATGCTGGAGTGAAGATGCTGTAGCTATCAATATTTCCGATTTCTTCATTAGCCTGATCAAGAATCTTATCGCACTGCTCTGAGGGTCTTAGAAATGATTGGTAGTCGCACAAAGCATTTGCCTGCTTGTATGTTTGATCAGAAATCATTCCGGATGACCACATGAATTGAAATAATCCCAAGTGATCATTATAGTCATCAGTCAAAGCATTTCCAACCTGCAACGTTCATTACCTAGTGTTAGTACTAAACTACATAAATGCAAATGTTTTGTCTTTGCTAATCTTTTGTGTGCGTGCATTGGGTTGAGAAACAAGCGTGCATACCATGAAACCTTTTAAGTTGATCACTTGCTTCTTTAAACCATGGTTATACCTCACAATAGCTTGACTTAGCTGAGGAACATAATGCCCTGGTCCACAACCAGGAATAAGTAAACCACAGTTGTTTCAGTAATTGAATTGAGCTACCAAGATAACAAACAGTAATAGCCAGAATTTTTCAAGGAAACATTGTTTCTTAAATAAAATCCTATCAAAGTTTGTTAATAGCACAATCTTCTTAGAAAGTAACACAATGTCCGCTGAAGATTAAATAACTTCTGATTAAGCAGATAGTATCTCCATCTTTAAGTGCCGGATCCATTTGGTAGAAATGTGAAATATTTCTAGTGAATACGTTTTATTGTTCTCTCTCTCATGATTTGATTAGCAAAATCGTGGGACAATATTCTTCAATATGAAAACGAAAAGGACTTTCATCTCGATTAAAAGTTTTTGTATTCCCAACTACTTCTATTGTGATTAAAGAGTACTTCCTCTAAACATCATGGAATCACTTAACCATTGTTTTATGCTTTACTGTCACGCACGTTCATCAACAACTGCTTCAAAAAGAATCCATCAACCACCTCCCACCTTAATCTTCCACCTCAATGTTTACCACTAGGTTTTAACTAAACTCTGAAGAGTAATAAGGgaaaaaaaacacaataatttttATGCAAGTTGTTTTGATCAAAATTATTACGCCTGATcaattgcaaagcccaagagTTGGCGTGCAGTAAgttatactccctccgtccatctttacttgtccaatatactaaaaatagttgtCCAACTTTACTTGTCCAGTTTAGAAAACCAAGAGATAATTTAGAAGTTTGTGTCTCTTTTACCCTTGCAATAAAATACTATTCATTTTTCAATACTTAGATGACTTATAATAAAAGGggtgatatagtaaaattagcccactatttattatttcttaaggGGTGTTTCAAGTCAAACATGGACAAGGAAAGATGGACAGAGGCAGTATTACTTAGTTCTTTGAACTATGGCTTCGTAAACTTTCTATCAACCCTTTAGGCAAGTGAGACAATCTGTACTGTCAATTAGAGCATCGGGGCTAATGACGTCAATTAGTGAGTTATTAGGTAGTAAAGGATCTTTATGACTCCATCTATGtaataatatatacaaacaatCGAATTCCTGGAATGTTTATGGATTTCCTCCGTAAGCATAATAGACATGTAATTTCATCTTGATGACCAGTTACTTATTTTGCCACAATGCACCCGATAAATTTGGTCACCATTAATTCCCTAGGGTACCTAATACTGAATACAGCTAACCAGAAAATGATTGGAAATAGAAATTTTAAgcttagaaaaaataattttaccaGCATAGCTCTCTCCTGAAATATAAAAATCTCTTCCTTTATATTCTGGAAATCGTTCAAGCCACTTCAGTAAAAATACAAGGGAGTCCGCAGCTGTAATGCAATAACAACAATTGAAGAAAATTTAATACCTGTTTACAGAAATATACGGACAATAACCTAAAGAAAAACGCTCAAAAGGTCAAATTACTACCTGTCCGAGCGTCACCATTGTTGTGATGATCAGATGAAGTGTTTGAATAGGAATAACCAACTCCAACAGGCGAGTCGAGAAATAACACGTTTGCAGCTGCAGAAACAGATAATTGAGTTAGACACCATCCTGATAAGTTCCTAAAACATGCTTCCGAGAATTATGTCCAAATGTATACATACTGCAGAAGCAATGTGTCTCGGAGTAAAAATGTAGTGCAGACATGGAATATCTTGTGAATTTCTATATTATGGGGTGATTGACTTAATCCTGCCTGTGATCATGCAAATTTAGTGTTTGCGAACCACTATTGTTTGAAGAAACACTGGCTTCCTATAACTACTTAAGTCAGTAAAGGTACAATTTGGGCTCAAAATATAAACTAATCTGACTCGAAAGTGTAATCATGCTCCGTCAATGCCTAATGACATCATTTTCCGGATACAATAACAGTAAAATCCATTAAGCATTCTTTGAACACCAACAAGAAGACAATTGAATAGAAAACACTACTAGCTAAAAGAAGTTGATACTCGGTCGCCCcctcctccccccccccccccccccccccctaaaaaaaaaatattgatccTTTGCCCTTAAAATTTACAAATAGAACCATTACAAGAATCAAATGTAACCATAGCAACAATCTCTTTGGTATCACATCAATCAAGAAGATACCAAAGCGAACACAATAAGCCCTGATTCTCCAATGGCGTAATTTAAGCTTCCTCTCAGTGGAAATTTGTTTTGAGCCATTTCCAACCACATGTGAAATCTAAGAACAACTATAAAGTTTTCCCATCACTTACATTCTATGTTTTGACACTGCTAAAGTTTTCTTCTTAAGGTTGGACACACTGAAGTGAATGCCATGAAGTGGGCTCATGAATGTACAAGCATATATTATACATCTCATAAAAAAAGACATTTTTGACGAGCATGCTTAGAAAAGTAAAATCCCTCAACAGTAGCATAAGTTTTTACAGCAAAAAGAAGGGGTATTGCGAAACATACCTAAGTTCCAAGAATAAGGATTCCAATAGAGGGTCTTCCCGTCTTTCTCAATATGAAAGGGTCCAATTTCCTCAGCTAACCCAAAGGCAATCGACGAACATCCTGGCCCTGTAAGAACCCATAATCAGTGAAAAATAAATCATTGGCACAATCAACCACATTGAGTAACCAAGAAATACTCTTTTAATAAATCTCTTGTCAGAGGAAAATGACCATCCAACTTCAACCATATGGGAATTGATGACTCTTCAACACTGACGGAGCTAGGAATTTACATAAGGGATTCAAAAGTAGCAATCTTTTAACCCCTTTGCCACTTCAACTATGTCGAGAGGATTCAACTGCTTATATAAAACCGAAAAACGAATTCTTTTATTGTCCTATTTGCACATTACAATTTTTCAACCTAGCTCCACCACTgctctttaatttttgttaattcAACAGAAGaatcaaccaaagacaagctAAAAGAGAACAAGAAAATGtaagaaaacaaaagaaagggCATAATGTGCAATCTTTTAACCTCATTGCCACTTCACTAGAATTTTCTCTCATGTCAAGAGGATTCAGCAACTTATATATATCCCGAAAAAcgaataatttattttcctattaGTACATTATAATTTTTCAACAAAATCCCCTCTTTCTTCAACCTAGTAGTTCCAAAACTGCTCTTCAACTTTTGTTATATACAACAAAAGAATcaaacaaaacaacaaaaagCAACATAACACAAGCTAAAAGAGAACAAGAAAATGAACTCCCACCGTCCCAACGTGTCTTACCTTTCTTTTTGATATGTCCCAAAAAGATTgtcttttttttcaattccaaCATTCTCCGTCACAAATTTaaaaccacaagattcaaaaatctattttatttcttaaactccgtgcaAAGTCAAAACTAAAATACTTAAATTGGTATCAATGAAGTAACAAGAATGCAATCAAACAAAAGAATCAATGAAACGTCAAAAACCAACCTAACACAAGCTAAAAGAGAACAAGAAAATGCACTCCCTCCATTCCAACGTAAGTGTCTTACCTTTCTTTTTGATATGTCCCAAAAAGATTgtcttttttttcaattccaaCATTCTACATCACaaatttaagaccacaagattcaaaaatctacttttatttcttaaattccgCGCAAAGTCAAAACTAAGATACTTAAATTGGGATGAAGAGTGTAACAAGAATGCaatcaaacaaaacaaaagaaagagtaaaacTTTGGGATAGAGTTACAAAACCTCCATTGAGCCAAAGAACAAGAGGCTTTGAAGATGGATCCTCAACAGCTTCAAAAAACCAATAAAAAAGAGCTCTTTCAGATTCCTCATTCACAGTAACATAACCAGAATAATGTGCAAAGTTCACATTAAACCCTTGACCAGGAAGCTTAGAAACTATGTCTAATTGTTTTTGTGCATTTGGGTTTACAGAAAAACTACCAGAAATGAAAAATAaaccaagaacaagaaaaaCCCAAATGAGATTTAACATTTTCTTGGTGAAAATTTTTATGAACTTGTTCAAAAATTGAGGAAAAAGGGGTATAtaaagattgaatttttttcactttttttttctttaattctgGTGAAGTATGGGAAAAAGGAAGCTTATTGgcccaaaaaaaaaagggtaTCAATAATGATTTTGTTGACGTAACAATAAGTTCTGTTTTTTCAGTGTCGTGCGCATGATTTATGTTTTCGTTTGTTTTGTTTTCGGAGGTGCTGTCTGTGTATCTTTCGGATTAATTTTATGGAATACTGCAAGAGAGaattagaatttaaattttatgtgtttcaagttttaatatatttttttaagttattaagttttaaattaataattaatacatatttaAGGAATTTCTTGTTTCATGTTTAGAGGTTGAACCAAAGTTATTGGATTCGGCCAAATCGTAATCAATACATGTTGCTCCTTTTCTGGTCATTTTTCACGAACAATAGGTAccaaataattttattcatcaaagctAGAATAAATGAGAAGAAACCACCAAATATTTATGAGGGGGTGGAAAACAAAACTCCAATTTACTTTAATTTACTTAGATTTATTGAATCCATTTTCAAACCCAAAATCTCATAAATTTTAGGAAAATCTCGTCAAATTTTAGAAATTACAACACATAAAATTGTACACTAGTCCTTTCATCTTAAATTATTTGTCGTCTCTTTTGTACACTCTTCTTCAGaaatattaattaagagttATGTTCTAAATTGATATTTATATCCTCTAACTTTAGATGTGTACAAGTAAACAATTAAACTTATATAAAGATTAACAAATAGATATTTGTGTCTTATGTGGCAATCTGTGTCCTACGTGGCAATCCTACATGTTATATGCCATGTATGAAGCatatgtctacttgttcaactttaaGTAAATTTGAGTGTCTACTTATgcatattcaaaattaaaaaatatttaaacatctaCTTGTACATATTCAAAGTTAGAAAACATAAATATCAATTGAAAATACGTTAAAAAGTACCATTTATGTATTATACTTCcttacaaatttaaaggaggGAAATCGTTCAAAATATACTTTAATGATTATTTTAAACCTATTTATTAACGTAAATATTGAAGAATgacaaaaaatttatatttataactAATGAAATAGATGAACTCCTTATAAGGCTCGTGTGCTTGAGCATTGTTTTTGTCAGTGTTGTGCACATGATTCATGTTTTTGTTTGTTGTGCTGATAAAAAGGCTAAAGTGGCTTTTTATTGCAAAAATTGTTGCAACCTCCCTTACGTATGATGGAAACGTGTAGATGGTGCAATTAGTTGGCTAAAAGGGAGTATAAAGATTTTTTGCCTAGTTCAAAAACAAGTCGCGatgacaaataatttgataaccaaagtaatgaaaataataaatactatTAAAATCGAAGAATACGATAGTTATTGGAGTAATAGTAGCAATATTGCTACCTACTAACCTCATGCCCTAATTTTCGACCTCCACAGTCCACATCTGTCATATCCTTACTAAGATGTAGGTAAGCCATGTCTTATTTAATCACCTTTTTCCAAGACTATTTCAGCTTACCTCTACCCCTTCCATAGTCATCCTCTCACGCCTCCTCATTAGAGCATATGTGCATCTTCTCTTTACATGCTCGAACTATGTTATCCTTGTCTCCCTCATTTTATCCACCATGAAAGTCACTTCCACATTGGTGCCCAATAACTTCGCTCCTAATCATATCTCTCATTTTCGCTACTCTCTATATTTTAAACGCACAAGCTCTTGATTAACCATCACTTcaccccatacaacatagttACTCCTATTTGATAGCTTAAGTgatgaaaaaaaaacaatcctAGCATAATCAGTATTTGCATTAGTAGATAAAACAATGGATTCAtacaagattaaaaaaaaaaattaaaaacttctTGTTCTATTTCCTTCAAAACTTTCTTTACATCAATTACAAGTACACAAAAAGTGTGTACATTTTGACATTACTACAACTAAAAATGATTAGAACTAAACTATTTACTCAAAAAAAGTACATACTAAAATGTAGCTCCAAAACTTACTGCTTTTCTCTAAGTCCCTGATGTATGCTTGAGGCGTGTAATTTGATTTCtgttttttttaaagtaaaaattttGAGGTACATTTTTTTGGGTAGTACTAAGAAAAGTTTTGAAGGCAATAAAAGGAGGTAGTTTTTTCACATGCTCCCTCCAACGTAAAAACAATCTTTCTTGTTGAAATGTATGACCGACTCATCTTGCTGATTAACATGTTAAAGAGAACACTTTTA
Protein-coding sequences here:
- the LOC129891571 gene encoding serine carboxypeptidase II-2, which translates into the protein MLNLIWVFLVLGLFFISGSFSVNPNAQKQLDIVSKLPGQGFNVNFAHYSGYVTVNEESERALFYWFFEAVEDPSSKPLVLWLNGGPGCSSIAFGLAEEIGPFHIEKDGKTLYWNPYSWNLAANVLFLDSPVGVGYSYSNTSSDHHNNGDARTAADSLVFLLKWLERFPEYKGRDFYISGESYAGHYVPQLSQAIVRYNHGLKKQVINLKGFMVGNALTDDYNDHLGLFQFMWSSGMISDQTYKQANALCDYQSFLRPSEQCDKILDQANEEIGNIDSYSIFTPACTAKFSILNHFLKRSNSVGHLRRSYDPCTEQHSKVYFNLPEVQNALHVHKRNSSFKWVTCSEEVSAGWKDSPKTVLDVYRELIESGLRIWVFSGDTDAVIPVTSTRYSIDALKLPTVRPWRPWYDDGQVGGWTQEYNGLTFVTVRGAGHEVALHRPKQALTLVKSFLAGTSMPSLEQISDF